Part of the Sodalinema gerasimenkoae IPPAS B-353 genome is shown below.
TGGCCCGGGTTAATAATACAGTCAACGGTAGGGTGCGTCCCGGCATCGAGCCATTTTCAACTTTGACCCAAGATGTCCAACTTGCCGGAACGCACCGATTTCCCGGGTTAATAATACAGCCAATGGTAGGGTGCGTCCCGGCATCGATCCATCTTAAACCTTGACCCAAGATGTCCAACTTGCCGGAACGCATCGATTTCCCGGGTTAATAATACAGCCAATGGTAGGGTGCGTCCCGGCATCGATCCATTTTAAACCTTGACCCAAGATGTCCAACTTGCCGGAACGCACCGATTGGCGCCGGGGATGATGCGTTGCGGCAAGTTTATGATTTTTCTGACACCGCAAACCTTGACTGATGCCGCAACACATCCTACCGATTTATTAACACCGATTTATTAACGATGTTAAATGGATTCATCCTGCACCCGTTCCCGACAAAACCGTTCAATTAGAGGAACCTGAAAACAGAAATTATCCCCCTCCCGTGTCAAAATTTCGCGCTCGATTAGCTTGCGTTGGACTTTAGAATTGACCGTAACCGCATCGGTGCTGAAGAGTTCTCGGATACAGTCCCGTTCCGCCTCACTTAAACTGCGCGTCCATAACTCGTTAAAATAGCCTTTTGCCATTTCCAAGGCATCAGCAACCACAGCATCAATGTCAGCAGCCGTGGCCTTTCTCAGCGGTGAATTGTCCTCAGACCGGCCAGAACGCTCTTGATTGAGGCGATCGACCAATACCGTACAAACTAATTGCGTTAAATAGGGTTGGCACCGAGTCCAGTGAAGAATCCGATTCACCGCCTCTGGTTCGTAAATCTCCGGGAACTCTGACACTGGATGACAGATTAACTCCCGGGCCTCCGTCTCTCGTAGATAGGTCATTCGCAGGGATTGGCTATTGATGAGATAGTCACTCCAATAGTCCTCTAACTCATCAAGGGTATGAGAACCACTAAACAGCACTACCCAACGCTCATGATTCTGGAAGGTACTACGCAGAAAGTTGAGCGGAACTCGACTGTTGGTGGCCGCCACCACTTCCCGGAGTCGTTCAAATTCATCCAAGCAGAGGAGAAAGCGTTTTTGTTGAACCGTCGTTTCAATCCGCTTGAACCAACGCCGCAGTTCCCGAAAGGGATCGACCTCCAGTTCCTCTCGGTTAATGGCTGGCAGTTGTAGGTTACGGTTAACCCGGGCCGACTTGGTGATTTGTGCCGCAAAGCCTTCTGCCACCCCCGGCAGGCTGGTGGCTTCGGCAATACCCTGACAGTCAACCAGGAGGGGAATCAGATCGCTCCCCACTCGCCGGGGCAGATATTTCAAAGCGGAGGTTTTGCCTGTGCGTCGTCCCCCATAGAGGAGCAAAATGGGGGCTTGATCAGCTAGGGCAACGGTTTCTAGGGCCTCGAAGATATCCTGACGACCTTTAAACCGTCCCTCGGAGGTTCTGGGGTCGAGGGCAGATCCAGTGATATAAGCTGGGGGAATCTCACCCCGACGGTTTGCCTCTTCTCCCCAACTGCGTTTTGCCTGATTTACCAGTCCTTGCCAACGCTGTACAGTAGCGCCAAAGAGGGGGGCGATTTTGGCATTGTCCGGCAGGTTTAGGGATTGTTGCAGGGTTTGCAGTTTCTCAATAGGTTCTCTGAGGAGTTCCACTTTGCGGTAGGGAGAACTCCCCTGTTGAGCGGCGCGGACATCACGACTAATATCCAAGAGACTGGGGAGGATAGACCCCAGTTGGCGGGGAGGTGGGGAGGGAATCCAGGCCAGGGTGTCGACAATGTTGGCAATGTCACTGAGGCGATCGCAGCGACGGGTGGAATCAGCGGCAATCCCCACCATAGCCTCAAGGACAACTCGTTGCTGGTTCGTGGAACTCGACAGATAGTCGAGGGTGTCCTGAGTCGCCTGGGGACTTTGGCCATAAGCCTCAATCAGAAATTCAGTTAGAAACGGCAGGGGCAGAAAAATAACTTGATCGAAGTAAGGGGGTAAGTATCGTAACCATTGCGCTTCTTCTCCCTTCCGGACAAGTCCTTGCAGTCCCATCATCCAGAGAACTTCGGGCAACCAAAAGTAAATGCGAAATAAGCCTAAGAAATACGCCACGCCGAACGCCACGCCGAACGCCACGCCGAGCACCACGCCGAGCACCACGCCGAGCACCACAGGTAATAACAATTGGATTATGGGTATTGCCCCTGCCCAGAACTCAAACCAGGGTTGCATTAATTCTGGAAATAATCTTCCCATCAATAAATTGAACCCTAGGAAAACAAGACCAGGTAACCATGTAAAAATCATCAAAATGACTGTCCACCTAGTCAGGTTATTATAATATTTCTGAGCTAAATAAAGCCCCATTACCCAACCCACCAAAAACAATGCACTGTCTAGAAAACTGAACGCTTCTCCAGATATGCTAGAATATAGAACCGCCACTCCTAGGGTTATCAAAATTGGCGTAATAATGTTGATATGAACAACTTGTTGAGCATAAGTCTTAAGTTTGGGCTTACTCGAAAACTTGGCTCGATGCTCAAAAGGATTATCAACAAGACTAAGATCGGAGTCGATTGCCTTAAGATATTGATTCAATGTATAAGGCTTAAAGAAAGACCAGTAAAGAATCTGACAGCAACGTTTAAGATAGTCCAAGATTAGGGAAACTCCTATAATTTTACTACTTGAAAAACTTAGATAGCCATTCTTGAATCTCATCCCAGGAAACCCTCCCTGAGACTCCCGATATGAAGATAATTAGGATAACCATTCCCACAGCCCACTGTTTAAATTCTTTACGCTGACTGCCGAGAAACCCAGCCCAGACTCCCAGCCGTCGAGGAAAGTTCCAAACAATCCATCCTAAGGTTACACCTAAACCCATCCATTGAAAGCCCGTGGAGGATAATGTTTTAGCGTTACGATCGAAGTATTGTTTTGCCCATTTTCCCGACAAACCCTGTTGTTGAGCAGTCCAGAGAGAATCTGCCGCCAGTTGTAAGAGATACGGATGGCACTTTCCCCAGTTTAGGGTCAGTTTTTGCTGGTAGTCACTTAACGCCGGAACGGCATCATCTGAGGTCGATTCAGGCAAACGAGCAACCGCTTTAGCTTCAACCTTTGTCAACTCTTCCAGAGTTATGCTATGCCCAATATTTCCAAAAAATGAGGTATAGTAAAGCTTGGGTAAAAGCTTGTCCAAGGACTGACGGCTAGCCATGATCAACATCAGATCATTGTAGTCTATTAGCGACCGTAAATTCTCATAAAATTCCAAATCAAAGCTTTCTGTTTTCTTGCATAAATCATCAAATGAGTCTAAGCATAAAACAGGCAAAACTCCTAATTCTGTACAGTCACGAATGGCTTGCGAAAAACTATGGCGATTGAGGGGTCTGGCTTCCAATCGGGACTTGACGTGATCTAGTTGAGACCTCGGCCACTGAAGTATTTTGTGCTTTGGTAGGGCATCGATAAGTTTATCGGCAATATCCTCGTATAACTTAGGTTCTGAGTCGTAGGCTTTGACGGAGAGATAGACCATCGCATAGTGTTTAGGATTTATCCCTTTACTTTCCAGTCTCTCCTCGTAAGTCTGATAGAGATGATAGAGCAAAGAGGATTTACCGATGCACTTGGCTCCTACTAGACTAATGCTGGTGGGTTGAGTGCCAATCATGCGGTTGAGGATCAGATCGAGTTCTTGCTGCCGGCCCACGAAAAAGCGAGGGTCTTTAATCATTGAGCCGGCAATGAAAGGACAATCCGCAGTCATCGGGGTTAAGAGGATAATTTGCTCTCTAGGGTAACAGCATTTGTTGGCAGATCGGGAGGCAGAGCCTCCAGGGGAGCGTGTCATGGCTGAGCCATAACACGAGATGAGGATAAACGGTAGGGTGCGTCCCGGCATCAATTGAGCTGAAACTTTGACCCAAGATTTGAAACTTGCCGGAACGCACCGATGGCCGCTGATTCATTATCCCGCCGATGGATTGATGGGGGGGGTTGCCGGGGGTGATGCGTTGCGGCAAGTTTTAGATTTTTCTTACACAGCCAACCTTGACTGATGCCGCAACGCATCCTACCGATTCACCGTCGTACCGATTCACCGTCGTCCCGATTCATCGTCGTACCGATTGACTATCCGTAAAAACCCCCCAGTCTCATTCAGAAACTGGGGGGTTAAAGTTTAACCTAAGCCTATCTACAGACTCGGCACAAACTGTTCTTTCTCAGGAACATGAGTGTATTCCGCCACAATCTGCCGGAACTCTTCACCATCGATGGTTTCCTTCTCCACCAACAGATCCACCAGACGATCCATCACCGCGCGGTTGTTACGAATCAGGCTGCACGCCTCCTCATAACATTGTTCCACGATCGCCCGCACCTGAGCATCAATCCGAGAGGCGATATCCTCCGAATACTCCGAGCGTGTCATCAAATCACGACCTA
Proteins encoded:
- a CDS encoding ATP-binding protein, giving the protein MVLGVVLGVVLGVAFGVAFGVAYFLGLFRIYFWLPEVLWMMGLQGLVRKGEEAQWLRYLPPYFDQVIFLPLPFLTEFLIEAYGQSPQATQDTLDYLSSSTNQQRVVLEAMVGIAADSTRRCDRLSDIANIVDTLAWIPSPPPRQLGSILPSLLDISRDVRAAQQGSSPYRKVELLREPIEKLQTLQQSLNLPDNAKIAPLFGATVQRWQGLVNQAKRSWGEEANRRGEIPPAYITGSALDPRTSEGRFKGRQDIFEALETVALADQAPILLLYGGRRTGKTSALKYLPRRVGSDLIPLLVDCQGIAEATSLPGVAEGFAAQITKSARVNRNLQLPAINREELEVDPFRELRRWFKRIETTVQQKRFLLCLDEFERLREVVAATNSRVPLNFLRSTFQNHERWVVLFSGSHTLDELEDYWSDYLINSQSLRMTYLRETEARELICHPVSEFPEIYEPEAVNRILHWTRCQPYLTQLVCTVLVDRLNQERSGRSEDNSPLRKATAADIDAVVADALEMAKGYFNELWTRSLSEAERDCIRELFSTDAVTVNSKVQRKLIEREILTREGDNFCFQVPLIERFCRERVQDESI
- a CDS encoding ATP-binding protein; the encoded protein is MTADCPFIAGSMIKDPRFFVGRQQELDLILNRMIGTQPTSISLVGAKCIGKSSLLYHLYQTYEERLESKGINPKHYAMVYLSVKAYDSEPKLYEDIADKLIDALPKHKILQWPRSQLDHVKSRLEARPLNRHSFSQAIRDCTELGVLPVLCLDSFDDLCKKTESFDLEFYENLRSLIDYNDLMLIMASRQSLDKLLPKLYYTSFFGNIGHSITLEELTKVEAKAVARLPESTSDDAVPALSDYQQKLTLNWGKCHPYLLQLAADSLWTAQQQGLSGKWAKQYFDRNAKTLSSTGFQWMGLGVTLGWIVWNFPRRLGVWAGFLGSQRKEFKQWAVGMVILIIFISGVSGRVSWDEIQEWLSKFFK